The DNA region CGCGTACACTGATTGCATGAATGAACCATTCACGGATTTCTGCATGTTCATGGCACACTGTTTCGACTTTGTTTCGCTGGATCTGATTCAATAAAACCGGTCGTTGCTGCATCTGATTCCGGCTCCATTGCTCAAGCAACAGTTGTGGTGGTTGATCACCGCTGTTCGTTTTACGCCATCCACGTCGATCTCCCGGCAACCACGTTCCATAAGTGGTCCAGGTAATGAAATAGGTGAATGGTTCGATCATAAAATAAATCATCCATCAAACTGAGCGGCAAAGCGCTAGCTGCCGGTAATTTTTAACCGCGCTGTATATATCACCGGTGGCTAGCGCCATTCCGCTCACATGCACGCCACGCCCAAACAGCGATCACCCTTTGCGCAGTTCCCCGAACGCTGTCTGCATTGCGTGCGTCAGCATCAGACCGTCGTTGGCGTAGACGACCAGTCGGGCGCCCTGGCGGATTGTGCGCAGGGCCTGCTGGGTGGTTCCGAACCAGCAGCCTGCGGCGACGTGCTGTGCGTTCGAGACGTCGATCACTTTCTGGATCGCGGTGATGAGTTCCGGGTTGTCGTACTCGCCGGGGATGCCCATGTTGGTCGTCAGATCGCCGGGCCCGACGAAGACCGCGTGCACGCCGGGTATCGAACAGATCTGTTCCAGGTTTTCGATGCCGGGCACCGATTCAATCATCGGTATGAACAGCGTGTTCTCGTTCTTTTTCTCGATGTAGTCGGCCGTCTTCTGATTGACGAACTTCCCCTCTTTCAGGGCCTTGTCCAGCACAATCCCTTTCAACGGTCGATAGACGGCGGCCGCCGCCAGCTGCTGTGCCTCTTCGTATGTTTCAACATAAGGTACCACCACGCCGTCAAACGTATCACACACGCGGGCCACATCTGCAGCGTCGCGACTGTGTGTGCGGGCCAGGCAGACAATACCTCTCGACTTCAGGGCATACCGCAGCGGCAGAAACTCTGCGAGGTCGAGCGTCGTATGCTCGGGCGTGACGATCACAAAATCGAGCGAGTTGTCGGGGATCGACTCGACCATCGCCGGAACCACCGCATGCTGAAACAGCGACCCATACACGGTCTCGCCCCGAACCAGTTTCTCTTTCAGTTTCTTCACCAGCATAACCGCGCTACCTCGACTGCAGGAACAGAGTGATTATTCGAAAGACGTTCACTCCATCATGCCGGGCGAAAAGTTGCATGTAAAGAAAATGTCGAGGTTTTGTGGAAAACTACTGTACAAACTAAGTCAAGCAGTTAACCTGAAAGGTCTCATCGAGTACATCTGAAACTCACTCGCCATTTTCTATCATCTACCTTTGATGTGCATACAATGCAGACAGTCGTATGAAATTCAGATCTCCCAGGAATTGTTAACCCAAACTGGAACTGATACAGCAATGAATAAATGGTTTTCTCTGTGGCTGAGTCTTGGATCATCACAAAGACGATTCCCTCAGATCCAGGTTGCTCTGGTATTCATCCTGTTCTGTCTTTTCGCTGACCTGGCATTAGCTCAACAGGAAGATCAATCCAAGGTCCAACCTCTGATCACATTCCTTTCCCATCGTACGGGGCACAATGTCCTGTATACAATGCACCCCGATGGATCACAGATCACACCCGTTTTGGGAGGTCCCATTTCTGATCAGCCCGTATTCACGAAAGGCGTGACCATGTTCCGGTCACCACACTGGACACGACAGAGCCCCAATGGGAAATACTTTGCTTCGTGGGTGTATGAAGAAGGTCACCCTTTTTCAAAATGGCAGGGTGACCTGCGTGCCATGCTCTGGGTGGGTGATCTACAGGGGACATGGACCCGCATTCTGAATCCTGACTGCACAGAACTCTTTGCCTGGTCACCTGACAGCAGACAGATCGCCTGGTCCACGAACTCTGCAGACTCCCGGATCCGCTTCCGTCAGAAAAATCAAGCCGAGCTAAGTCGAATTTATGTGGCAGGAATTGATGGTTCACATTCCAGACAGGTGATGGAAAAAGAGGGATCGTGGCTTGTGGAAGACTGGTCGCCAGACCAGCAACGATTGTTGATTACACACCCCAGCGACGGTGCAGAACTCAATGACTCACGATGTGAACTGTATGAACTTCGTCTGCCTGAGACGTCGCCTGCGCAAGATTCCGATAGCCAGGATAAAACATCTCGATCAGAGAAAAAGAGCCTGAAGAGAATTTCATTCTCTGCAGAAAATCTGATGATCAGTTCGGCCCGTTACGCCCCTGATGGCAAGAGTCTGGCATTGGTTGTTTATAACCCGGAGAACATGTACGCCCCGAATCTGGCCGCTGATGATGAATGGGGACGCATGCGGATGATGCGTCTGCTGGGAAAGATCGCTGTCCTGTCGCTGGATACGGGTGAGGTTAAAGTCATTTTTGATCCAGACTACGGCCTCCGCGGTCCTATCTGCTGGACTGCAGACGGCAAAGAGATTCTATTCTCACGCTATCTGTCACCGGACGACATTCGCGAAAAATTTCAGTCTGACAAATCACATGGTCTGGCAATCTGGGCTATCGACCGACAGGGGAAAAAACCAAGATTCATCACCACAGGCTGGAGTCCGGATTGCAGTCGTGTTGTGAACGGAAATTAATTCCATGACGGGTTATAGCTGAAACAGCGACCCATACACGGTCTCGCCCCGAATCAGTTTCTCTTTCAGTTTCTTCACCAGCATAACGGTGCTTCCTCGACTACAGGAACAGAGTGATCATTCGAAAGACGCTCACTCCATCATGCCGGGCGGGGAGGACGATGTAAAGAAAATGTGCCTGACTTCGAAGAAATACAGACGTGTCTCACACTGATTCTGATACGATGAGACTGGCCAGAAATACATTGCAGCATTTGCGTGAACAATAATGAAGGAAGATCATGACGTTGAGATGCCGTGTTGATTTGACAGGAATTCTGCTCAGCCTGTTGAGTTTAATCCTGATCCCTGCAGGCTGTCAGCAGGCGGGTGATCCAGTACCGTTGGACGCTGCGATGGAACTGCAGGAAACGGGACACAGTGATCAGGCAATCCAAATGCTTGCCAGGGAAGACATTGAAAAAAATCTCCATGCGTCTTCTCTGCGAACGCTGAAAATCAATGAGAACGAATTTAAAGAGTTACCCCAGTGGAAGCGCGACTTTTTCTCAGAGGAATCTTTGTTACTGGTCCCCCTGCTCAAAAGGGCCGCCTATCTGCAAATTGAACAATTACAGGCAGCCGAAGATGCAGGCGCAGCGGAGAAAGCGAAAGAACTGCAATCACAACTGCAACGTCTGATCGGTTTTCTGCAGAACAAACAGAGACTTCAGCTCTATCAGCAATTGGGAGGCGGCATTCAGATGAAGCTGAAGGAAGCCACATCAGACCAGGTAGATTCATCTCAAGAATCGACGTAGAGCCTGCAAGCTAAGGGGAGAGTAGATCACTCCAGCTCATAATCCGCAAACAGCCGGTAGTCCCGTTCGCGTATCCACACAGTCAGCAGCGACTTCAGTTCCTCGTCCTGTAGCGGTCTGGTCTTTCCGGTCTGAATATATCCGATCGACCAGCCAGCGGTTGCTTCCTGCAGATAAACCGCGTCTTCCCACCCCGGGATCGGTACCGGAGAATCCGATTCCGGCAGGCGGCCTACCAGGACAGCAATCGTCTCTGGTTCATCCGGCTTGTACCTGCGCACAACCACATCGGCTCCCAGCGCTTCCAGAAAACGGATCAGCTCTGCCTGTCTCATGATTCTCTTAAAGAAAAAACTTGAAAAATTGATTCATACTTTGACATCATATGATAACGACAACAGACCTCATTCTCCGCCCCAGACTCGGGAGGCAAACCATGCTGACACTGGAAGTGAATGACGTGTATTCCCTGGAGCTCGCTCCGGAGGGGGCCGGCGTCCGTCTGACGCTGACTAAAGAAGGCACACCCCTGGTCTGCCGGAAAGCAACCCGTAAGGAACTGCGCGACTTTTCCGAGTCTGCATCCGCTACGGCCTTTAAAGGCCGCCTGATCTTATATAAACAGTTCGGCAAGATCGAAATTGAAGCGAAAAAAGAGATCATCGGCGCGCTGCCCCTACCCCAGTTCGAAGCCGCAATCACAGCCGTGCTCACCGGGAGCACCGTCTGATCTCAACCCGCTAAGACAGAGAGTAATACAGAATACATAACCACTGTCATTTCCTGGTTGGTCTCCCGCGCCTCACTCTGGATTCAAAGCATCAAACAGCGCATCGAACTCGTCCGGCAGTGCGGAGAGGGGCTGCAGGTCTTCGGCTTCCGGGTTCTCGGGCAGGGGTTGAAAATCGATATAACGGATCTTCAGCGTCACGTCGAATTCGCCGAGGGTCATGTCCAGCAGAACGAAGCTGGCGCCCATCATGGCTTCCCGGTTTTCCTCGGTCAGACCGGGGACATACACGATCAGATCGATGGCACCGTCTTCGGTCTGTAACCAGAAGTAGAAGTCGTCCGGCGTCAGTTCCTGCTCGCCGAACTGCAGGGCACAACCCGCTAAATCCATCCGTTGTCGAAAGGGGGTGAACGTCCAGCCGGGCAAGTCGGGGGCACTGTCGATCAACAGCATCACTGCAGGAAACGCCTCTTTCACTCCGTCGGCACTGATAACCAGATCGCGCACGCCCTCATCATCGGGCATAGAGATTTCGTAGGTCAGACCTTCGTCGACCTCCTGCAGTTGTTCGCCCAGTTCCGGCAGCAGTACTTCCTGCTGGTCTTCCAGATGTTCAAAACGATGCAGGTTGTTTTCAAACCAGAACCAGAAAGAGAGAACATCGGGCGTTGATTCCGGGTCAGTGGTCATCGGGCTTACTCACGCAAAAAGAAAGGGATTGAAAATCACAAACGCCATCATGGCAGTTGCGGGTGGAGAAGTAAAGATTTTGTTCGTCGCGGGTACCAGTTGCCTCTCAGCGGCAAAGCTACTTTATGATCCAGCCCTGCTTAAAACGATTGTCATAGTCGGGCCAGCCATAGGCCCCCTCTGTATCCTCAACTCCCATCAGGTTCTTCCTGGCGATTGGCAGCCCGGCAAACAGGTTTTCCTCTCGCGCCTGCAGCAGAATGTCCTTCAGCATTGCGCCGATCTGTTCGACCGGCTCACCTTCATCCTCACCCAGAGTTTGCTTACTCCCGTCAGGCAGGGTCAACTGAATCGGTTCGTCGTTGTCCCACAGCGCATCAACGGCTTCAGACCACTGGGGAAATTCCAGCATGTTTTCTTCGATGTACGAATTCCATTCGCCGTCCGGCTTCGCACCCGGACGCGTGTCAAACACCAGCGCAATCCAGCCCGCCTGAGCAACGGAATACCCCAGCGTGATCTGGGTAATCGGATCCTCATCTGCACCCGGCCCCTGGTTCACATAAACCGGGTAATCGCGGATCCTCTGCTTGAGATGCTTAACAATCGCCTGGCGATCCTGTTTGAGATTGATTTTCATGGTGTCTTTTCCCGGAGAGTATATCTGATAAATACAACGCCACGATCATACCGCACATCAGCAGTGGAACAAACGCGGGTTGAGACTCCCTGCCAGCAATTTATTCCAGCAGCTTCGTCAGCGCCAGTTCCAGCATGTCCCGACGAACCAGGCCAGCACGCAGAGAGGAGGGAATATTCGACTCTCCCCAGCAGGCCCCCGCCAGTTGACCGCAGACAGCACCGGTCGTGTCGGCGTCGTCTCCCAGGTTCACGGCCTTCAGCACCGCTTCCTCAAACGAGTCGGCGGCGTGAAACGCCCAGAGGGCGGCTTCCAGGCTGCGGATAACCCAGCCCGATCCTTCGATCTCCGGCGGCTGTCTGCGTCGAAAGCTGCCGTCTGCGATCTCCTGTACCAGTGGATGCAGGGGTTTGATCGCGTTTAACTGCTGCAGCGTCTGCCAGTCCGCAGCGAGCACCGTTTCCCGCGATTCTCCCCGGATCAACGCTGCCAGCACACAGGCCAGGTAGCGACAGGCATCGCGGCATTGCTCACTGGGATGCGTAGGCAGGCTCGACTCTTCCGCCAGCCGGGAGAACTCAGCCAGATCGGATTCGAACAGTTCCGCATACCGCATGGGCACCGGCGCCAGTCGCATGATCGAACCATTGCCACTGGCATATTCATGCGAGTCACCCGACGTGAGTGCATTCCCGTTGACGGAAAATTCCCCCAGGGCCCGGCGGATCGTCATCCCGATATCAAAACAGCGGCCGTTGACCGAATAGCGGCCCGTCTTCCACCATTGCACGTAGCGCTCGGCCTGGTCGTTCAGATCCCAGCCGACGTCCGCGATACTGTCGGCCAGCGCGAGTGCCATGCTGGTGTCGTCGGTCCAGGCCCCTGGTTCAATCGGATGCGGCCCACCCCCGCGATACCCGGTCACCGGCGGAAAGCTGCCCGGCGACTGGAACTCCACCGCCGCCCCCAGCGCATCACCCACGGCCAGCCCGATCAACGTACCTCGACTCCGGTCTTCCATGTTGTGTTCCTCGTGTTGTGTACTGCAGGACGGAT from Gimesia chilikensis includes:
- a CDS encoding ADP-ribosylglycohydrolase family protein, which gives rise to MEDRSRGTLIGLAVGDALGAAVEFQSPGSFPPVTGYRGGGPHPIEPGAWTDDTSMALALADSIADVGWDLNDQAERYVQWWKTGRYSVNGRCFDIGMTIRRALGEFSVNGNALTSGDSHEYASGNGSIMRLAPVPMRYAELFESDLAEFSRLAEESSLPTHPSEQCRDACRYLACVLAALIRGESRETVLAADWQTLQQLNAIKPLHPLVQEIADGSFRRRQPPEIEGSGWVIRSLEAALWAFHAADSFEEAVLKAVNLGDDADTTGAVCGQLAGACWGESNIPSSLRAGLVRRDMLELALTKLLE
- a CDS encoding TolB family protein, which codes for MNKWFSLWLSLGSSQRRFPQIQVALVFILFCLFADLALAQQEDQSKVQPLITFLSHRTGHNVLYTMHPDGSQITPVLGGPISDQPVFTKGVTMFRSPHWTRQSPNGKYFASWVYEEGHPFSKWQGDLRAMLWVGDLQGTWTRILNPDCTELFAWSPDSRQIAWSTNSADSRIRFRQKNQAELSRIYVAGIDGSHSRQVMEKEGSWLVEDWSPDQQRLLITHPSDGAELNDSRCELYELRLPETSPAQDSDSQDKTSRSEKKSLKRISFSAENLMISSARYAPDGKSLALVVYNPENMYAPNLAADDEWGRMRMMRLLGKIAVLSLDTGEVKVIFDPDYGLRGPICWTADGKEILFSRYLSPDDIREKFQSDKSHGLAIWAIDRQGKKPRFITTGWSPDCSRVVNGN
- a CDS encoding HpcH/HpaI aldolase family protein codes for the protein MLVKKLKEKLVRGETVYGSLFQHAVVPAMVESIPDNSLDFVIVTPEHTTLDLAEFLPLRYALKSRGIVCLARTHSRDAADVARVCDTFDGVVVPYVETYEEAQQLAAAAVYRPLKGIVLDKALKEGKFVNQKTADYIEKKNENTLFIPMIESVPGIENLEQICSIPGVHAVFVGPGDLTTNMGIPGEYDNPELITAIQKVIDVSNAQHVAAGCWFGTTQQALRTIRQGARLVVYANDGLMLTHAMQTAFGELRKG
- a CDS encoding transposase, whose protein sequence is MIEPFTYFITWTTYGTWLPGDRRGWRKTNSGDQPPQLLLEQWSRNQMQQRPVLLNQIQRNKVETVCHEHAEIREWFIHAISVRANHVHIAVTADSEPKIVRDQFKANATRVLRQDPDPISNQKIWSRGGDTELIDGGEESLERVVLYITEAQDRKDRDRFQ